One Malus sylvestris chromosome 14, drMalSylv7.2, whole genome shotgun sequence DNA segment encodes these proteins:
- the LOC126599929 gene encoding uncharacterized protein LOC126599929, which yields MEDDGQPSDGEAAASAAEKTSLFPVVPASQQITSVPPWLSNTSFTTQLSAINDAVAAHFKPEPPPSPPAPQEHEQGDVRSQAQPYEMLESSSGSDRSDERERTKKKKKKSKRRKKRRRESSVERGSGAFADYGSRKSGVRVWADSETKPSKDYYLDSHGDRDNLAFGSLYRMDIARYKPYGLAELSGSDFRGLSWWNKTGSTLDRDADVEALGGKLKSAGRYWSAKYMALERLKNLKRARILVPRDLDITVSGDFIPLTDAQTSDDECVDGDDPLSRTSVVEESWEDEVLRKTREFNKLTREHPHDEKVWLDFAEFQDRVADMQPQKGARLQILEKKISILEKAAELNPDNEELLLPLLKAYQRRDNSDVLISRWEKILIQHSGSYKLWREFLRVIQGEFSRFKVSEMRKMYAHAIQALASACRKHIRQVCQAENHPPDAATVQLELGLVDIFLSFCRFEWQAGYQELATALFQAEIEFSLFCPSLLLTEQSKQILFEHFWNSDGARVGEEGALGWSTWLEKEEENRQRVIREETAHDDEGGWTGWSEPLAKNKENSIETEKESESNVVVEEFQEELEDEDVKQEEDTEALLKMLGIDVDVGASGEIKDSSTWIKWSEEELSRDCVQWMPVRTRAAVSHNVGTPDGEADEHLSRVIMYEDVNEYLFSLSSSEARLSLVLQFVDFFGGKSSQWISTNSSTWAEKVLSLEALPDSILQTLRKVHDFLIKTQGSSSNFSLESLLGTTNDIYGRTDMMKFLRNATLLCLSAFPRHFVLEDAALVAEELSAMNLNPSSRSVTPCRALAKFLLKSDRQDVLLCGVYARREAFHGNIDHARRVFDMALSSIEGLPLELQSNASLLYFWYAETELANEHGNGCESSLRAMHILFCLGSGSTYSPYKSHPSNLQLMRARQGFKEKIRTVQMALMRGVIDDQSVALICSAALFEELTSGWAAGIEVLDQAFALVLPERKSRSYQLEFMFSFYMKMLWRHHGQSSLSKCWESILQGLQIYPCSPELFSDFIKVGHLYTTPNKLRWVFDDLCHKKPSVVVWLFALSFELSKGGSEHRIRGLFERALANDRFHNSVVLWRCYIAYEMNMASNPSAARRNFFRAIHACPWSKKLWLDGFVKLNSILSAKELSDLQEVMRDKELNLRTDIYEILLQDEFVS from the exons ATGGAGGACGACGGACAACCGTCGGATGGAGAAGCAGCAGCATCCGCAGCGGAAAAAACGTCACTCTTCCCCGTCGTACCCGCCTCTCAGCAAATCACAAGCGTCCCGCCGTGGCTTTCTAATACCAGCTTCACCACCCAACTCTCCGCCATAAACGACGCCGTCGCCGCACACTTCAAACCCGAGCCTCCGCCGTCACCGCCCGCGCCGCAAGAACATGAACAGGGGGATGTGCGGTCGCAAGCGCAGCCGTACGAGATGCTGGAGTCTTCTTCTGGATCCGATAGGAGcgacgagagagagaggacgaagaagaagaagaagaagagtaagaggaggaagaagaggaggagagagagctcCGTCGAGAGAGGAAGCGGAGCGTTCGCCGATTATGGGTCAAGGAAGTCCGGTGTTCGGGTTTGGGCCGACTCCGAGACTAAACCTTCCAAAGATTATTACCTCGATTCTCATGGGGACCGTGACAATTTGGCCTTTGGAAGTTTGTACAG AATGGACATTGCTCGCTACAAACCTTATGGTCTTGCTGAGCTATCCGGGTCTGATTTTCGAGGTTTGTCCTGGTGGAACAAGACAGGTTCGACATTGGATAGAGATgctgatgttgaagctttgggtGGGAAACTAAAATCTGCTGGTCGATATTGGTCTGCAAAGTACATGGCTTTGGAACGGCTTAAGAACCTAAAGCGTGCTCGTATACTTGTCCCCAGAGACCTTGACATTACAGTTTCCGGAGATTTTATTCCTTTAACAGATGCTCAAACATCTGATGACGAATGTGTTGATGGTGATGATCCACTCTCAAGAACTTCAGTGGTTGAAGAGTCTTGGGAAGATGAAGTGCTACGCAAAACACGTGAGTTTAACAAACTGACAAGGGAGCACCCCCATGACGAAAAGGTTTGGTTAGATTTTGCAGAGTTCCAAGACAGGGTTGCTGATATGCAACCCCAGAAAGGTGCTCGCTTGCAGATTCTGGAAAAAAAGATTAGCATACTGGAGAAGGCAGCAGAGCTTAACCCAGATAATGAGGAACTGTTGCTTCCTCTTCTAAAGGCTTATCAAAGGAGGGACAACTCTGATGTATTAATTAGTAGATGGGAAAAGATACTTATACAGCATTCAGGAAGTTACAAGTTGTGGAGAGAATTTTTGCGCGTCATTCAAGGGGAGTTCTCCAGGTTCAAGGTTTCAGAAATGAGAAAAATGTATGCACATGCAATCCAGGCTCTAGCTTCTGCTTGCAGAAAGCACATTAGGCAG GTTTGCCAAGCAGAAAACCATCCTCCAGATGCTGCTACAGTTCAACTAGAACTTGGTCTGGTTGATATATTTCTCAGTTTTTGTAGGTTTGAATGGCAGGCTGGCTATCAAGAGTTGGCCACTGCCCTATTTCAGGCTGAAATTGAATTCAGTTTGTTTTGTCCTTCTTTACTCCTCACCGAACAGAGTAAACAGATACTGTTCGAGCACTTTTGGAACAGTGATGGTGCAAGAGTTGGAGAAGAAGGTGCTCTTGGTTGGTCTACATGGTTggagaaagaggaagagaatAGGCAAAGGGTTATCAGAGAGGAGACTGCACATGATGATGAAGGTGGCTGGACAGGTTGGTCAGAACCACTCgcaaaaaataaggaaaatagtATAGAGACAGAAAAGGAGTCCGAAAGTAATGTAGTGGTTGAGGAGTTTCAAGAAGAACTTGAGGATGAAGATGTCAAGCAAGAAGAAGATACTGAAGCTTTGCTAAAGATGCTAGGGATTGATGTTGATGTTGGTGCTAGTGGTGAGATTAAAGACAGTTCAACCTGGATCAAATGGTCAGAAGAAGAGTTATCAAGAGATTGTGTTCAATGGATGCCTGTTCGTACAAGAG CTGCTGTCTCTCATAATGTTGGTACACCTGATGGAGAAGCAGATGAGCACCTTTCGAGAGTCATAATGTATGAAGATGTCAACGAATACCTGTTTTCTTTGAGCTCATCTGAGGCCCGTTTATCTCTAGTGTTACAATTCGTTGATTTCTTTGGCGGGAAAAGCTCTCAGTG GATATCTACAAACAGCTCCACTTGGGCAGAGAAAGTCCTTAGCTTGGAGGCATTGCCAGATTCTATATTACAAACTTTGAGAAAGGTTCATGATTTTTTAATCAAAACACAAGGCAGTTCGAGTAATTTCAGCTTGGAATCTCTCTTGGGCACCACCAATGACATCTACGGAAGAACAGACATGATGAAATTTCTTCGTAATGCTACCTTGCTCTGTTTATCTGCTTTTCCACGTCATTTTGTCCTAGAAGATGCTGCTTTAGTTGCTGAAGAGCTATCTGCTATGAATTTGAATCCTTCCAGCCGTTCAGTTACCCCATGCCGAGCTCTGGCAAAGTTCCTCTTAAAGAGTGACCGTCag GATGTGTTGCTATGTGGAGTTTATGCAAGAAGGGAGGCTTTTCATGGGAATATTGATCATGCAAGAAGGGTATTTGACATGGCATTGTCATCTATTGAAGGGCTTCCTTTG GAATTACAGTCAAATGCTTCTCTTCTATATTTCTGGTATGCTGAGACGGAGCTTGCTAATGAGCATGGCAATGGGTGTGAATCATCACTACGTGCAATGCATATTTTATTTTGCTTAGGAAGTGGTTCTACGTATAGTCCATATAAATCTCACCCATCAAATTTGCAATTAATGAGAGCACGCCaaggtttcaaagaaaaaataagaacAGTACAAATGGCATTGATGAGAGGTGTTATAGATGATCAATCTGTTGCTCTCATATGTTCTGCTGCTTTATTTGAAGAGTTAACCTCTGGATGGGCTGCGGGTATTGAAGTTCTAGATCAGGCTTTTGCATTGGTGCTTCCAG AGAGAAAGAGCCGTAGTTATCAACTTGAATTTATGTTCAGCTTTTATATGAAGATGCTTTGGAGACATCATGGTCAATCAAGTCTATCAAAATGCTGGGAGTCCATATTGCAGGGGCTTCAAATATATCCATGCAGCCCTGAACTTTTTAGTGATTTCATCAAAGTTGGCCATCTTTATACGACACCTAATAAACTGCGGTGGGTGTTTGACGACCTCTGTCACAA GAAACCTTCTGTGGTCGTCTGGCTTTTTGCATTGTCATTTGAATTGAGTAAAGGGGGATCCGAGCATAGGATCCGTGGATTATTTGAGAGGGCATTGGCAAATGATAGGTTTCATAACTCAGTTGTTCTTTGGCGATGCTACATTGCATATGAGATGAACATGGCAAGCAATCCTTCAGCGGCGAGGAGAAACTTCTTCCGAGCAATCCATGCCTGCCCATG GTCAAAAAAGCTATGGCTTGATGGTTTTGTGAAATTGAATTCCATCTTATCTGCAAAAGAGCTGTCGGATCTCCAAGAAGTCATGCGGGATAAGGAACTGAATCTGAGGACGGACATTTACGAAATTCTTTTGCAAGATGAGTTTGTATCGTAA